The Syntrophotalea acetylenivorans genome contains the following window.
AGCTCAAGCAGATCCTCCGGTTCGGCCAATCGGTAAAGATCGAAGTGATAGAGTTCCAAACGCCCCGTATAAGCATTCATCAGGGTATAAGAAGGGCTCGCAACAGGAACCTCTTCCGGAACCCCGAGACCGCGGGCCAGGCCACGGCTGAAACAGGTTTTACCGGCCCCCAGATCGCCACTGAGCAGGATAACCAGGGGTTGCTCGATAAGGCGGCCGAGACAGCGTCCAAGCCGGCCGGTTTCCTCTTCACTGGATGTCGACAAAGACCAAACAGACACGAGCTATAGCCCCATGCTGCGAATAATATCGAGACGGGCCACTACGCCAAGCAGGCGTTTGCCGTCGACGACGGGAATCATATGAACCTGCTTATCGACCATCAGGGCGGCGATTTCTGCGACCGTCGTATCCTCGCTGCAGGTGGTGATCCCGGTCGTACAAATTTCACCGACCTTGCGGGCAGTCAGCTTTTCTACCTGTTCGCGAAACTTGTTTTCGCTCTCCAGGTAGATCACCCAGTCGAACAGGGAAATGACCGTGGGCAAATGCAGCGGACGATCTTTGGCGATAAGATCGGTTTCCGTAACCACGCCGTGCAACTCGCCGGCCTCATCAAGTACCGGCATGGCATTGACACCGGTCTCGATGAACAGACGAGCCAACTCTTCCACCCCGGTATCGATGCGAACAGTGTGAACCTCGCGGGTCATGATGTCCTTTGCCTTGAGCATAGCGTCTCCCCTTTTGCAAACGGGGCGGCTCGATGGCCGCCCGTGAAAATTAATGTGTTATTCTTGCCGGTAACAACCCTTACTTCAGCAACCTTCTAAAATCACCGTCGCGAAAGCATAGTCGCCATCGTGACTGCAAGAAAGATGGATTGTCTCATGACCCCCGTCACGAAACAATTCCTCGGCACGCCCGGACAGAACAATGGCAGGCTGTCCCAGGTCATTGCGTACTACTTGCACCTCATGCCATCTGATCCCTCGACGCAGACCTAAGCCCAGGGCTTTCAAAAGTGCCTCCTTAGCGGCAAAACGAGCCGCCAGATGGGAGGCCGGATCGGCCTTGGGCAGGGAGTAGGCAAGCTCACCGGCGGTAAAAATCCGTTCCAGCAACGCCTGTTTGTTCTCTTCAACAAAGCAGCGAAAACGAGCGATGCGAACCAGATCATTGCCCAGGCCGGAGATCCGTGCCGTCATCAGCCCCCCTTGAGCAGCGCCACCATTTCCCGCACCGCCCGCTCCATTCCGACCAATACCGCGCGGGCCACGATACTGTGACCGATATTCAGCTCCGCGATGCCACCAAGGGCTACCACATCCCGTACGTTGACATAGTTGAGGCCGTGGCCGGCGTTAACTTGCAAGCCAAGCTTTTTAGCGGCCTTCATGGCCATTTCCAGCTTCCCTAACTCTGCTTTTCGACTAGCCTCGTCCGAGGCTTCACAATAACTGCCGGTATGCAACTCAATGGCCTGAGCGCCTACCCGGTGAGAAGCCTTGACCTGCTCCAAGTCGGGATCGATAAAGAGACTGACCAGCATTCCCCCCTGGCGCAAGGTGGCAACCTGTTCTTTAAGGGTTGAGCGCAAATGCACCACGTCAAGACCCCCTTCCGTGGTCAACTCTTCACGCTTTTCCGGAACCAGCGTCACGCAATCGGGCAGCACCTTGAGAGCGATTCCGATCATCTCTTCGGTAGCAGCCATTTCCAGGTTGAGGCGAGTCTTGACCGTCCGGCGCAGAATTTCCACATCCCGATCCTGGATGTGCCGGCGGTCTTCCCGCAGGTGCACGGTAATACATTCGGCACCGGCCAATTCGGCGAAGGCCGCAGCGGTAACCGGGTCGGGCTCGTCAATTCCTCTGGCCTGACGAACGGTGGCGACATGATCGACATTGACTCCCAGAGTGATCATGCTATGCCTCCTCTCCGCAGCACATATGCTTTTCGACAGCAGTCGCAATATCCTGAGCCAAAGCGGCGATCTGCACTTCGTCCTGCCCCTCGAGCATAATCCGCATCAACGGTTCGGTACCGGAATAACGAATCAGTACCCGGCCGGTTTCAGCCAGCTTTTCCTCAGCGGCGGCGATACTCTTGGCAACCTCGGGGACTTCAGTAACCGGCCGTTTTTTATCGACCCGCACATTGACCAGTACCTGGGGCAATGCAGTCATCACCGAAGCCAGCTCCGAGAGGGGTTTGCCGGTACGTTGCATGATAGCCAGCACCTGCAGGGCCGAGATCATGCCGTCACCGGTGGTATTATGGTCGAGGAACACCATGTGCCCCGACTGCTCTCCACCCACATTATAGCCGCTGCGACGCATCTCCTCCACTACGTAGCGATCACCGACGGCGGTCTTGACAATGCGGCCTCCGGCATTACGAATCGCGATATCGAGTCCCATATTACTCATGACCGTCGCCACCAGGGTGTTGTTGGCCAGCTTCCCCTGTTTAATCAAGTCGCTGGCGCAGATGGCCATGATATAGTCGCCATCCACTTCGCGGCCGTTCTCATCGACGAAAATGACCCGGTCGGCATCGCCGTCCAGGGCTATACCGAGATGGGCCTTATGTTCCTTGACCGCAGCCGATATCACTTCCGGGTGAAGAGACCCGCAACCGGCATTGATATTGGTACCATTAGGTGAAGCGCCAAGGAGCACAACATCAGCACCGAGTTCTCTCAGAACCGCCGGAGCCGCCTTATAGGCAGCGCCGTTGGCGCAATCGAGAACGATCTTCAAACCCATCAGGTCGAGATCCCGTGGGAAGGAATTTTTCAGAAAGACCACATAACGACCGACAGCATCGTCAATACGGTAAGCCTTGCCCACCTTTTCAGCGATAGGCCGCAGGGAATCGATCTCCTTGGAAAAAATCAGTTCCTCAATGGCCAGTTCGGTCTCATCAGGAAGCTTGAACCCGTCACCACTGAAAAACTTGATGCCGTTATCCTGGTAAGCATTGTGCGAAGCGGATATAACCACCCCGGCATCGGCGCGCATTGAAGAGGTAATAAAGGCGATTCCAGGAGTCGGCAATGGACCAACCAGTAGCACATCGACACCCATTGAGCAGATCCCCGAGGCCAAAGCGTTTTCGATCATATAACCGGACAGCCGGGTATCTTTTCCGATAACGATACGATGTCGCCGATCATCCTGCTTAAAAATATAGGCAATAGCCCGACCGAGCTGCATGGCGATTTCGGTAGTCATGGGATGAATATTGGCCACCCCGCGCACGCCGTCGGTACCGAACAATTTCTTTTTCATGACAGGTAGTCTCCTGGGTAAATACTTTATTTCTATTTAGGCAGCGGCTCGACAACAACTTCCACCGCGACTGCCTGGTTGTTTTTAAGATTGCTATAGCGTCCCGGATACACCAAAGAGACCTCCTCCCTAAGGGTTGTCCGAGCATCGGTCAGGTCCAACTTTTCTGTAATAACGCTGTCGACCCCGGCCACTTCACTCTCTGCGCCCTCTATCATTACCTGTCGGGGCGTGATGTTTACCTTCGCCACCCGATAGCCGGCGGCCGGCTTACCGCTTAACTGGTGTTTAACTGCCACATTTTTACTGACGACTCGTTCGAGTTTGACATCAATATAGGATGGCGATAGGCGCGTCACCTTGAGGGGGCCCGGCAGATTAAGACGTTCTTCGAGGCGTTTGAGCGTGATCAGACCGGGCTCCAGATCCTTGAGATTGACGGCGATACCGATATCCTGCAACTGCAGGTTCATCAACAAAGTGCGGGGACCGCTGATACGCACGTCGATCAGGCTTGGTATTTCATTCGCCACCATCATCCCGGCCGGCATGTTTTTCAGCTCCAGAGGTACCGCATAGGAACGCTCAAGCTTCTGTTCGCCGGTCACAAAAAACCACAGAATACAGGCGAAAACCAAAGCCAGCAACTTCAGGGCCCAATTTTCGGTCAGCTTACTCAACATATTACTTGGTTTTCCTCCGGAAACGGCTCTTTGCCCATATGAAAACTGCACAGTGTCCATCCGGAACTTCCGAACAGAAACTACTTGGCCTTTTTCTTACTCCCTCGCGGCTCCAACAGTCGCTTGAGCACCCGAGTCAGAGCGGTGGAGTCAAGGTCACGGGTAATACGACCGCCGACCACCACGGAAATCTTGCCGGTTTCCTCCGACACCACGATGGCTACGGCATCGACCAGTTCGGTCAAACCGATGGCCGCACGATGACGGGTCCCGAAAGTCTTGCTGATATCAGGATTCTGCGACAGAGGTAAAAAACAACCAGCCCTCTTCAGTCGACCCTGCTGAATCACCAGTGCACCATCGTGGATCGGGGAATAAGGCAGAAAAATGGAAGTGATCAGATCGCTTGCCACCTTGGCATCGATCTCCACGCCAACCTCCAAAAAATCCTTGATGCCCGTCTCCCGTTCGATAACGATCAGTGCACCGATACGCTTGTTGGCCATATTGACGCAGGCCTTGACCAATTCGGACATGACCGCGGTTTCTTCCCGGTAGGATAAATCGGCAAAGAAGGGGTTGGCGCCGACATGGATCAGAGCACGACGGATGTCCTCCTGAAACAGGACAACAATGACCAGAATGATCGAGGAGAGAAAATTATCCAGAATCCAGTGCAGGGTATAGAGACCGGTCAATTGGGAACCGACATAAACACTGAGGATAACCGCCAGGCCGAACAACATCTGCACCGCCCGGGTGCCTTTGATCAGCAGCATGATCCGGTAGATGATAAAGGCGACCAGGCCAACATCGAGGGTATCGAGAAGCCATCTGAAATCTTTTAAATAGTCGACAACTCCGCCCATAACACCTCTGCCCGCGACCTTAGCGCAGACGACTCAATAATTGTTATATATGATTATGGCATCTGCTCACGACAGATCGCCCAGGCCATCAAGGCCGCTTCCCTGGCTGGTTTCACGTCGTGTACGCGAAAGATTTGGGCCCCGGAAGCCACTCCGAGGGAAATGGTGGCCAGCGTACCGGCTAACCGGTCAGCGGGGTTGTCCACCCCAAGAACCTTACCGATAAAACTTTTTCTCGAGGTACCAAGCAACAAAGGGCGGCCGAGACAGTGCAGCTCTTTCAAGCGGTGGAGAATTTCGAGATTGCCTTCAAAACTCTTGCCGAAGCCGATGCCGGGGTCAATGGCCAAACGGTTTTCGCTGATGCCGGCAGTAACGGCCTGAGCGACGGAAGCCCTTAAATAACCAACTATTTCGCCGAGAAGGTCATCATAGCGCGTATCCTGCTGCATCGACCGGGGACGTCCCCGGGTATGCATCAGAAAGAGCCCGGCACCGCTCTGGGCTACCGTTTCCGCCATCCGGGGGTCGAACTGCAAGCCGCTGATGTCGTTGACGAATTCGGCACCGGCAGCCACCGCGGCGGCAGCCACCTGACTCTTGTTGGTGTCCACAGACAGAGGGCAATCAACTTCACGGGACAGCCGTTCGATAACCGGCACCACTCGTTCCAGCTCTTCGTCAACGTCGACAGCGGCGGCGCCGGGGCGGGTGCTTTCACCGCCGATATCTATAAGGTCCGCTCCTTCGCCTGCTAAACGGACCCCTTGGCGCAAGGCATCGTCCAGGGCAACCTGGCGGCTACCCGCATAGAAGGAATCAGGGGTGACATTCAAAACCCCCATAATCCGTGGTCGATCCAGAGACAGGGTGCAGTGGCGGCCGACCAACTGAGTGGGCATGGGCCGTTCTTCATCCAACTGACGAACCAACTCAACGGCCAGCGACGGCGCCATTTGCTCGGTCCGGGCCAGAGCCATTAAATCCGAAGTCTGAGCGATCAATGCAAGACGGCATCGACTTGTGGAAGCCGATCGGGATTGTACAAAACTGATACCTCCCAAGCTTTTCAAGGCTTCCGCCAGCAAGGCCGCTTCGGCCGCTGGCAGGTCCGCAATAACCACCAGCCGGGGAAAGACACCGGCCAGTTCAAACCTGACATCTGCAACAGAAAACCCGGCATCCTGCAAACGGCGAGACAGTTCGTCGACACCGGTTGGCGAAAACAATCGAACGACAGCGGCCAATTAGACCTCGGGAGACAGACTGTCGACGTCCGGCTGACTGTCGACGGCGACGACTTCTTCCTGCTCTCCGGTTACCAGGTAGCGTACCTCAGAGGCGTCCAGGGTTTCTTTCTCGAGCAAGGCTTCAGCCAGGCGGGTCAGACTGTCTTTATTATCAGACAGAATCTGCCGGGTTCGTTCGTAATTTTCCTGGACGATGCGGCGAATTTCCCCATCGATCTCCACAGCCGTTGCTTCGCTGTAATTTTTCATATGGCCGAGATCACGGCCCAGGAAAACCTCACCCTCTTTTTCCCCATAAGCCAGCGGACCGACCTTGTCGCTCATGCCCCACTCGCAGACCATTTTACGGGCGATGCCGGTCACTCGCTCGATGTCGTTACTGGCGCCGCTGGTAATTTCGCCGAATACGATCTCTTCAGCCACCCGGCCTCCGAGCAAGGTACAGATAATGGTTTCCAGGCCGGTGCGGGACTCGTTGTACTTTTCTTCGGAGGGCAAATACATGGTTACGCCAAGAGCCCGGCCGCGGGGTATGATGGTCACCTTATGCACCGGATCGGCATCCGGCAGATAAAAGGCCACCACCGCATGACCCGCCTCATGATAGGCGGTAACATTCTTTTCTTTTTCGGTGATAACCATGGAACGGCGCTCAGCCCCCATCATCACCTTGTCCTTGGCCGATTCAAGATCGTCCATCTCGACCTGCTCCTTGTTCGCCCGGGCTGCAAGCAGAGCGGCTTCATTGATCAAGTTGGCCAGGTCGGCGCCGGAGAAGCCGGGTGTTCCCTTGGCCACCACATCCATATCCACATCGGGGGAAAGGGGAACCTTACGGGCATGCACCTTGAGAATCTTGGAACGCCCTTTGATATCCGGACGGGGGACCACAACCTGGCGATCGAAGCGGCCAGGACGCAACAGGGCCGGATCGAGAACGTCGGGGCGGTTGGTGGCCGAGATCAGGATCACCCCCTCGTTGGACTCGAAACCGTCCATCTCCACCAAGAGCTGATTGAGGGTTTGTTCCCGCTCGTCATGTCCGCCGCCGAGACCGGCACCACGGTGACGACCGACCGCATCGATCTCGTCGATAAAGATGATGCAGGGAGCATTTTTCTTGCCCTGCATAAACAGGTCCCTAACGCGGCTGGCACCGACACCAACGAACATCTCGACAAAATCGGACCCGGAGATCGTAAAGAACGGCACATCGGCTTCCCCGGCAATAGCCCGGGCCAACAGAGTCTTACCGGTACCGGGAGGCCCGACCAGCAGCACCCCCTTCGGAATCCGGCCACCAAGACGGGAAAACTTCTTGGGGTCCCGAAGATAAGAGACGATTTCTTCCAGTTCGTCCTTGGCTTCATCGACACCTGCCACGTCCTTGAAGGTCACCTGTGCGCCGGTATCGGACATGAGTTTAGCCCGACTTTTGCCAAAGCTCATCGCCTTGCCGCCACCGGACTGCATCTGACGGATGAAGAAAATCCACACCCCGATCAGCAGCAGAATCGGGCCCCAGGACACCAGCATGGTCATCCAGAAGCTGCCATCTTCTTCGGCCTTGGCCTCGATGACCACTCCTTTGGAGCGCAATTCCTGAACCAGGTTGGGATCGTTCGGAGCAAAGGAAATAAAGGTGCGTTCATCCTGATACACCCCTTCGATATTCTGCCCCTGCAAGGTCACGCTGCGAACATCGCCGGCCTCAACTGCAATCAAAAATTCACTATAAGCCAAGGTCGGCTGTTGTTGCTGGCGGTTGGCCATGATGTTGTACAACATGATCATAACCAACAGAATGACTAACCAGAGCGCCAGGTTTTTATGAAGCTGGTTCACAATTCCCCCTAAAATTTCGTTATAACGACGACTGCACGCAGCCGTACGGCATGGCCTAGGACCGCTTAAACACTACCGAAATTTATCATACCAGGACCCAATGTACAAGGGGCATCTGAGCACTCAACAAGCCTGAACAACCACTCTCAGTACCGGGCCCTCCCCCTCTACGCAGGCCCACTGCTGACAACGGGCCAGCCCTGCCAGCCAAAGAATCTGACGGCCCTCTAAAAGAGGTACTGCAGCGCGCGTCTCGCGATCTATTTTGGCATCGATAAAAAATTTTTTGAGCTTGCGACTGCCGGGAGCCCCATCGGGGTGAAAACGGTCTCCGGGACGGAAGGAACGCACTGTCAAGGGGAAGGGTACCAACTGCGCCGGAAACTCCACCACTACAGGGGTTTCGCCCTGCGGTGCCGCCTCTATACTGAATACCATCCGCCGCCCGTCCGGCAAAAGCACCTCACCCGGACCACGCACCTCAATAGTGAAGGGAGCCGCCATTATCGGCGGGATGGGCCGCAACCAAAGACGCTCGTAACGACGCCCTGCCCAAGCCCCGGGCAGATGCGCTTCTGCCTGAGGCTTAGTCCCCTCAAGCAGCTTTTCCATGGCTTCAACGTGTATCGCACCGATACCGCGCAGATCGCCACGCACTTCCTGCAAAGCCTGCCGCAGAACCCGCGCCCGCAAGGCGGGGTGCAGATCCAGCAAGGCAGGTCGGTTGAGCCATAACCCTCTATCGTCCATGGTTCGAACGGCACCCAGAGTTTCCTTGACCTCCTGCTGCCAGAAATCTTCTTCCGAAGATATACGCTGCGTCAAAGCGACCAGATTTTCTCCAAGTCGCGGATTAAGCTCTGTCAACTCCGGCAGCACCCTGTGGCGAATACGATTGCGTGTATAGTAGAGATCCTCGTTGCTGGCATCCTGCAGATAAGCCTGACCGATGGCTTCCAGATAATCCTCGACCTGCTTCCGGGAGAAGGTGAGCAAAGGACGAATAAGGCGATCATTGAGGGGCCGCATGGCGGCGAGTCCCGTCAAACCACTGCCCCGCACCAGACGCATCAGCAAGGTTTCCGCCTGGTCGCCCCGATGATGTCCGAGGGCGATATAATCACAGCCCAGAGCATCCGCAGTGCGTTGCAGAAACTCCCGACGCAATTCATGTCCGGCCTCTTCCAGCCCCTGGCCTCGCTCACGGGCCAGCTTCGGCAAATCAAGGCGCTCGACCGTCAGAGGTACCTGCCACTCACTGCAGAGCTGTTGAACAAAATCAACATCCCTGCCACTCTCGGCACGAATACCATGATCAAGATGCGCCGCTTGAATCCGCAGAGAAAAGAACGGCGCCAACTGCAACAGTAGATGCAACAAGGCCACAGAGTCGCCGCCGCCGGACAGGGCAATGAGAACCCCGACCTCCTTGGGCAAAGAATGACGAACCCAGAAATCGTGCAGGCCCTGCTGCAAAATTTTTATAGCATTCATCGTACGACCATTCCGGAAAGCGCAAACGACAAAACCCCCACCGTGAACCGGAGGGGGTTTTGTTTATAAAAATGGTGGCGGTGCAGAGATTCGAACTCCGGACACTGCGGATATGAGCCGCATGCTCTAACCAACTGAGCTACACCGCCTTGTTTACGAGGAAAAATCCATCCTCCCCTTGCGGGAAGGCTCACTTTATAACCTAAGCCAATTACCTTGTCAAGCAGAAACAAGCAGTCTTTTTTCAACCTGCCGCCAACGGCATTCTAATCCCCTGAATCACCCTCAGGACTGGCATTCTCGACATTTCATACCAGGCTTCAATAGTTAAAAACCCTTGACATCCCATAAAACGAAAGCAGATAATTTACCGCTAACACTCACCTGCGTAATCTCATAAACCCTTATTCTTTAGAATATAAGAGAGGTGCTGCCCCAACGGCTATCATTTGACCACTCGGCAACAACTACCCGTTACACCCATAATACGCATCTCCAGGAGGCACCATGAGTGAAGAGTCTCTGCAAGTTAATTTGGAAGACACCCAAAAAGATAAATATTTAACTTTTCGCCTGGCTGACGAAGATTACGGCATCGAAATTTGCCACGTCACCGAAATTATCGGCATCCAGAAAATCACTGCGGTGCCCGACATGGCACACTTCATCAAAGGCGTCATCAACCTGCGCGGCAAGGTGATTCCAGTGATGGATGTGCGAGCCCGCTTTAATCTGGCTCCCCGGGAATACGATGAGCGCACGTGCGTTATAGTGGTGAATGTCAACGAACAGGACATCGGCCTGGTCGTCGATCGAGTCAACGAAGTGGTCGACATTCCTGCGACTCAGGTGGAACCGCCGCCAGCGACCTCTCAAAGTCAATCGAGCCGGTACATCCGCGGCATCGGCAAAATGGGCGAGTCGGTCAAAGTCCTGCTTGACGCCGAAAAACTTCTGGAAATCTAGTGGACACGTCACAGAACTGATTTTAAAAGAGCCCTGCCCTTTTCGGCGGGGCTCTTTTTTTAAAAACACAGCAAAACAACCCGTTTATTGACCAAGCTCAACCCTGTCAAGCAGGACGTAAGGCATTCTATCCATAACCTTGCCCTTAAACTTACAGGATGGCTACGCCATCAAACTTCTTTATGGAGATTGCCATGAGCACAAAAAAGCAAGAGCCCAACATGCCCGCCGCCACTCCCACTGAACTAGCTGCCATGATCGACTACCAGGAAGGGTCCGTGGTCAGTCGTACCCTGCAACAAGACGAGGTCGGCACCCTGACCGTTTTCAGCTTTGACCAGGGACAGGGCCTTTCGGAACACACCTCTCCCTTCAATGCTTATGTGCAGATCCTCGACGGCCAGGCC
Protein-coding sequences here:
- the tsaE gene encoding tRNA (adenosine(37)-N6)-threonylcarbamoyltransferase complex ATPase subunit type 1 TsaE; translated protein: MSVWSLSTSSEEETGRLGRCLGRLIEQPLVILLSGDLGAGKTCFSRGLARGLGVPEEVPVASPSYTLMNAYTGRLELYHFDLYRLAEPEDLLELGMEEYLPGDGVAIVEWADLFTGLAREYLAVHLSHEQADQRRIECRAAGAGPLALMQKWQGEWLSQAGDND
- the acpS gene encoding holo-ACP synthase, yielding MTARISGLGNDLVRIARFRCFVEENKQALLERIFTAGELAYSLPKADPASHLAARFAAKEALLKALGLGLRRGIRWHEVQVVRNDLGQPAIVLSGRAEELFRDGGHETIHLSCSHDGDYAFATVILEGC
- the cdaA gene encoding diadenylate cyclase CdaA translates to MGGVVDYLKDFRWLLDTLDVGLVAFIIYRIMLLIKGTRAVQMLFGLAVILSVYVGSQLTGLYTLHWILDNFLSSIILVIVVLFQEDIRRALIHVGANPFFADLSYREETAVMSELVKACVNMANKRIGALIVIERETGIKDFLEVGVEIDAKVASDLITSIFLPYSPIHDGALVIQQGRLKRAGCFLPLSQNPDISKTFGTRHRAAIGLTELVDAVAIVVSEETGKISVVVGGRITRDLDSTALTRVLKRLLEPRGSKKKAK
- the tilS gene encoding tRNA lysidine(34) synthetase TilS, which translates into the protein MNAIKILQQGLHDFWVRHSLPKEVGVLIALSGGGDSVALLHLLLQLAPFFSLRIQAAHLDHGIRAESGRDVDFVQQLCSEWQVPLTVERLDLPKLARERGQGLEEAGHELRREFLQRTADALGCDYIALGHHRGDQAETLLMRLVRGSGLTGLAAMRPLNDRLIRPLLTFSRKQVEDYLEAIGQAYLQDASNEDLYYTRNRIRHRVLPELTELNPRLGENLVALTQRISSEEDFWQQEVKETLGAVRTMDDRGLWLNRPALLDLHPALRARVLRQALQEVRGDLRGIGAIHVEAMEKLLEGTKPQAEAHLPGAWAGRRYERLWLRPIPPIMAAPFTIEVRGPGEVLLPDGRRMVFSIEAAPQGETPVVVEFPAQLVPFPLTVRSFRPGDRFHPDGAPGSRKLKKFFIDAKIDRETRAAVPLLEGRQILWLAGLARCQQWACVEGEGPVLRVVVQAC
- a CDS encoding cupin domain-containing protein, with the translated sequence MSTKKQEPNMPAATPTELAAMIDYQEGSVVSRTLQQDEVGTLTVFSFDQGQGLSEHTSPFNAYVQILDGQAEITIGGKSVIVQTGQLILMPGGIPHQLDAVQRFKMLLTLFRTSQPAKQI
- a CDS encoding CBS domain-containing protein, with the protein product MLKAKDIMTREVHTVRIDTGVEELARLFIETGVNAMPVLDEAGELHGVVTETDLIAKDRPLHLPTVISLFDWVIYLESENKFREQVEKLTARKVGEICTTGITTCSEDTTVAEIAALMVDKQVHMIPVVDGKRLLGVVARLDIIRSMGL
- the glmM gene encoding phosphoglucosamine mutase, which encodes MKKKLFGTDGVRGVANIHPMTTEIAMQLGRAIAYIFKQDDRRHRIVIGKDTRLSGYMIENALASGICSMGVDVLLVGPLPTPGIAFITSSMRADAGVVISASHNAYQDNGIKFFSGDGFKLPDETELAIEELIFSKEIDSLRPIAEKVGKAYRIDDAVGRYVVFLKNSFPRDLDLMGLKIVLDCANGAAYKAAPAVLRELGADVVLLGASPNGTNINAGCGSLHPEVISAAVKEHKAHLGIALDGDADRVIFVDENGREVDGDYIMAICASDLIKQGKLANNTLVATVMSNMGLDIAIRNAGGRIVKTAVGDRYVVEEMRRSGYNVGGEQSGHMVFLDHNTTGDGMISALQVLAIMQRTGKPLSELASVMTALPQVLVNVRVDKKRPVTEVPEVAKSIAAAEEKLAETGRVLIRYSGTEPLMRIMLEGQDEVQIAALAQDIATAVEKHMCCGEEA
- a CDS encoding chemotaxis protein CheW, with amino-acid sequence MSEESLQVNLEDTQKDKYLTFRLADEDYGIEICHVTEIIGIQKITAVPDMAHFIKGVINLRGKVIPVMDVRARFNLAPREYDERTCVIVVNVNEQDIGLVVDRVNEVVDIPATQVEPPPATSQSQSSRYIRGIGKMGESVKVLLDAEKLLEI
- a CDS encoding pyridoxine 5'-phosphate synthase, which translates into the protein MITLGVNVDHVATVRQARGIDEPDPVTAAAFAELAGAECITVHLREDRRHIQDRDVEILRRTVKTRLNLEMAATEEMIGIALKVLPDCVTLVPEKREELTTEGGLDVVHLRSTLKEQVATLRQGGMLVSLFIDPDLEQVKASHRVGAQAIELHTGSYCEASDEASRKAELGKLEMAMKAAKKLGLQVNAGHGLNYVNVRDVVALGGIAELNIGHSIVARAVLVGMERAVREMVALLKGG
- a CDS encoding YbbR-like domain-containing protein, producing MLSKLTENWALKLLALVFACILWFFVTGEQKLERSYAVPLELKNMPAGMMVANEIPSLIDVRISGPRTLLMNLQLQDIGIAVNLKDLEPGLITLKRLEERLNLPGPLKVTRLSPSYIDVKLERVVSKNVAVKHQLSGKPAAGYRVAKVNITPRQVMIEGAESEVAGVDSVITEKLDLTDARTTLREEVSLVYPGRYSNLKNNQAVAVEVVVEPLPK
- the folP gene encoding dihydropteroate synthase, with product MAAVVRLFSPTGVDELSRRLQDAGFSVADVRFELAGVFPRLVVIADLPAAEAALLAEALKSLGGISFVQSRSASTSRCRLALIAQTSDLMALARTEQMAPSLAVELVRQLDEERPMPTQLVGRHCTLSLDRPRIMGVLNVTPDSFYAGSRQVALDDALRQGVRLAGEGADLIDIGGESTRPGAAAVDVDEELERVVPVIERLSREVDCPLSVDTNKSQVAAAAVAAGAEFVNDISGLQFDPRMAETVAQSGAGLFLMHTRGRPRSMQQDTRYDDLLGEIVGYLRASVAQAVTAGISENRLAIDPGIGFGKSFEGNLEILHRLKELHCLGRPLLLGTSRKSFIGKVLGVDNPADRLAGTLATISLGVASGAQIFRVHDVKPAREAALMAWAICREQMP
- the ftsH gene encoding ATP-dependent zinc metalloprotease FtsH, translated to MNQLHKNLALWLVILLVMIMLYNIMANRQQQQPTLAYSEFLIAVEAGDVRSVTLQGQNIEGVYQDERTFISFAPNDPNLVQELRSKGVVIEAKAEEDGSFWMTMLVSWGPILLLIGVWIFFIRQMQSGGGKAMSFGKSRAKLMSDTGAQVTFKDVAGVDEAKDELEEIVSYLRDPKKFSRLGGRIPKGVLLVGPPGTGKTLLARAIAGEADVPFFTISGSDFVEMFVGVGASRVRDLFMQGKKNAPCIIFIDEIDAVGRHRGAGLGGGHDEREQTLNQLLVEMDGFESNEGVILISATNRPDVLDPALLRPGRFDRQVVVPRPDIKGRSKILKVHARKVPLSPDVDMDVVAKGTPGFSGADLANLINEAALLAARANKEQVEMDDLESAKDKVMMGAERRSMVITEKEKNVTAYHEAGHAVVAFYLPDADPVHKVTIIPRGRALGVTMYLPSEEKYNESRTGLETIICTLLGGRVAEEIVFGEITSGASNDIERVTGIARKMVCEWGMSDKVGPLAYGEKEGEVFLGRDLGHMKNYSEATAVEIDGEIRRIVQENYERTRQILSDNKDSLTRLAEALLEKETLDASEVRYLVTGEQEEVVAVDSQPDVDSLSPEV